One Mycobacterium kubicae genomic window carries:
- a CDS encoding site-specific integrase, protein MTSTIATAAPGVQPRSPFTGADICRDAGLTLPGGTPRPVFDDDLWDFTDVVGLPVQMALYRRRFDFTTITDTRWRLVAKELILALLAPNHNAVVRLPRAYRTPLHLTSCYSRLYEAGKFFGWLDQRGITALTELDTHLCEEYLAFRRYVIDPDGVIVGEQSPGVRRAAAQMIVDLVDYRDLFTADRVPADLRPWGGATASAVAEMPSGRDGNKTPAVPAEVLQPMLAAALHLVQILGPHVVELNEQIRKIDRVWATGAPGLRHGSPAMVSDITMLLADHRATDTPLPMLEEHDVNRRLKAGWDANDPLLPVSTGTLARQAGYVQFWAKWMPTLRKPLIDTLNTVGVEKIFGRNAAEVPAADGATLLPWTLPVHRSEAVAMVGIARTAAIVVLAGASGMRASELMELRVGCRPVEEPISGLKCYRIASKIIKGQGLGGTDDEWVVIEPVHRAIELIEQLHDDPRDGVLLLSRFSFRVRYLWFRAWVNSPAGARLGLVPIPDEPVALRMLRRTVALEMAYRPGGVLAAKLHLKHIAAATTEGYAARPGGAQAELLAEVNKLEADHILKLVLAEFRNYQQGILPAGPGARSLTEFFATIDTDPNTKATAAPKIQRNDRDILNLLSKRATALHLGPANYCWFTDPSRALCLKLAGTLTADRPMIGMCDSARCPQATHHQHHRPVWAEHAERTKTFLGQLGKTRTAERARLQADYDRAVQVITSIDTATGTSAPEEQA, encoded by the coding sequence ATGACGAGCACAATCGCGACCGCAGCACCCGGCGTTCAACCACGGTCGCCGTTCACCGGCGCGGACATCTGCCGCGACGCCGGGCTCACGCTGCCGGGCGGCACGCCACGACCGGTATTCGACGACGACCTGTGGGATTTCACCGACGTGGTCGGGCTCCCGGTCCAAATGGCCCTTTACCGACGCCGATTCGACTTCACCACCATCACCGACACCCGCTGGCGGCTGGTCGCCAAGGAGCTGATCCTGGCGCTGCTGGCCCCGAATCACAATGCCGTGGTCCGTCTGCCACGCGCCTACCGCACCCCACTGCATCTGACCAGCTGCTACAGCCGCCTCTACGAGGCCGGCAAGTTCTTCGGCTGGCTCGATCAGCGGGGCATCACTGCCCTCACCGAGCTCGACACCCACCTCTGCGAGGAATACCTGGCGTTCCGACGCTACGTGATCGACCCCGACGGCGTCATCGTTGGCGAGCAGAGCCCAGGCGTCCGGCGCGCAGCCGCGCAGATGATCGTCGATCTGGTCGACTACCGTGACCTGTTCACCGCCGACCGGGTTCCGGCCGATCTGCGCCCCTGGGGCGGCGCAACAGCATCCGCGGTCGCCGAAATGCCTTCTGGTCGCGACGGAAACAAGACACCTGCCGTTCCTGCCGAAGTGCTGCAGCCGATGCTGGCCGCGGCCCTGCACCTGGTGCAGATCCTCGGCCCGCACGTTGTCGAGCTGAACGAGCAGATCCGCAAGATCGACCGTGTCTGGGCTACCGGAGCCCCCGGGCTTCGTCACGGCTCCCCGGCGATGGTCAGCGACATCACGATGCTGCTGGCCGACCACAGGGCGACCGACACACCGCTGCCGATGCTCGAAGAACACGACGTCAACCGCAGACTCAAGGCTGGCTGGGACGCGAACGACCCGCTGCTGCCGGTCTCCACCGGGACCCTGGCGCGGCAGGCCGGATACGTCCAGTTCTGGGCGAAATGGATGCCCACACTGCGCAAACCGCTGATCGACACCCTCAACACCGTCGGAGTCGAGAAGATCTTCGGCCGCAACGCCGCCGAAGTCCCGGCCGCCGATGGTGCGACCTTGCTGCCTTGGACACTGCCAGTGCACCGGTCCGAAGCGGTCGCCATGGTCGGCATCGCCCGCACCGCAGCGATCGTTGTCCTGGCTGGCGCGTCCGGAATGCGGGCCAGTGAGCTGATGGAACTGCGGGTCGGCTGCCGCCCGGTCGAGGAACCGATCTCCGGCCTGAAGTGCTATCGCATCGCCAGCAAAATCATCAAAGGTCAGGGCCTCGGCGGCACCGACGACGAATGGGTCGTCATCGAACCGGTCCACCGCGCGATCGAACTCATCGAGCAGCTCCACGACGACCCGCGTGACGGTGTTCTCCTGCTGTCCCGGTTCAGCTTCCGAGTCCGCTACCTCTGGTTCCGCGCCTGGGTGAATTCCCCGGCCGGAGCCCGTCTCGGACTCGTCCCGATCCCCGACGAACCAGTAGCACTGCGTATGCTCAGAAGAACGGTTGCCCTGGAGATGGCTTACCGGCCTGGCGGTGTCCTCGCCGCAAAACTGCACCTCAAACATATCGCCGCGGCGACAACGGAAGGCTACGCGGCTCGACCGGGCGGCGCTCAAGCAGAGTTGCTGGCCGAGGTCAACAAGCTCGAGGCCGACCACATACTCAAGCTCGTGCTGGCCGAGTTCCGCAACTACCAGCAAGGCATCCTGCCCGCCGGACCCGGCGCCCGCAGCCTGACCGAATTCTTCGCCACCATCGACACCGACCCGAACACCAAAGCCACTGCGGCGCCGAAGATCCAGCGCAACGACCGCGACATCCTCAACCTGCTGTCCAAACGCGCCACGGCGCTGCACCTCGGCCCAGCGAACTACTGCTGGTTCACCGACCCCTCCCGCGCGCTCTGCCTGAAACTTGCAGGCACCCTGACCGCGGACCGGCCGATGATCGGCATGTGTGACTCCGCACGCTGCCCGCAGGCCACCCACCACCAGCACCACCGGCCCGTCTGGGCCGAGCACGCCGAACGCACCAAAACCTTCCTCGGCCAACTCGGCAAAACCCGAACCGCCGAACGCGCTCGTCTGCAGGCCGACTACGACCGCGCCGTCCAGGTCATCACCAGCATCGACACTGCCACAGGAACCAGCGCACCCGAGGAACAGGCATGA
- a CDS encoding transposase: MLTDPAVTSITIGFALSPHERRSASRTPRRESATSNATRTRPHTATAETSHSYAQRHADAGIPIDVLAELLDHRSYSVTRRYYRIGEDRRRDAVDTVTTLSFDRHGNRIWRDAHALLDSERARHAIGEVAVPDGTCTEPTNVKAGGGACPIRFRCVGCDHFRTNIAFLPDLQAYLDDLLRTRERLAATIDGVDEWARADATPTEEEITRIRRLINRIKGDIAELDDTERAQINDAVAIVRRHRAAHTVPLGMPTLAATPPAPATPASEATA, translated from the coding sequence ATGCTGACCGACCCGGCAGTGACGTCCATCACAATCGGTTTCGCGTTATCGCCACACGAACGGCGATCAGCGTCACGAACTCCACGCCGAGAATCGGCCACGTCAAACGCAACACGAACCCGACCGCACACAGCCACTGCGGAGACAAGCCATTCCTACGCCCAACGCCACGCCGACGCCGGCATCCCGATCGACGTCCTGGCCGAACTGCTCGATCACCGAAGCTATTCGGTGACCCGCCGCTACTACCGCATCGGCGAGGACCGCCGCCGCGACGCCGTCGACACGGTCACCACGCTCAGCTTCGACCGGCACGGCAACCGGATCTGGCGTGACGCACACGCCCTGCTGGACTCCGAGCGCGCCCGCCACGCCATCGGCGAGGTCGCCGTCCCCGACGGCACCTGCACCGAACCAACCAACGTCAAGGCCGGCGGCGGTGCCTGCCCGATCCGATTCCGCTGCGTCGGCTGCGATCACTTCCGCACCAACATCGCCTTCCTGCCCGACCTGCAGGCATACCTGGACGACCTGCTGCGCACCCGCGAACGGCTGGCCGCCACCATCGACGGAGTGGACGAATGGGCCCGCGCCGACGCCACCCCCACCGAGGAGGAGATCACCCGAATCCGGCGACTGATCAACAGGATCAAAGGCGACATCGCCGAACTCGACGACACGGAGCGAGCGCAGATCAACGACGCGGTCGCCATCGTGCGTCGTCATCGTGCGGCCCACACGGTCCCGCTCGGCATGCCCACCCTCGCCGCCACCCCACCCGCACCAGCAACCCCCGCTTCGGAGGCCACCGCATGA
- a CDS encoding tyrosine-type recombinase/integrase, with product MILSFFSSQGWQSWGVEHRPVIPEGMPVLIDDDLLFEDGPAVPRPTTVINRWLRLLPASGAPAPSSWENYARAVKEWTEFLAEHGVGLFDSRDRLKAGLSRYAEHRAAGAIRARFAATTWAQHMSILSLFYRWAMDEGYAEAEPFTYRSARAVFAGTGRDVRVNLAVRRTPKPHVTIKYLEPDFTDLFRKGLRGLAPDGTRDTGFAGREMTRNAAIGDLALATGLRLGEFTHLLPWEIPALPPAPTVIPIPFPVPAGITKGRKFRTTWISYDALAGLHDYLQLDRAAVTDGSAWRPPRRRGEPLQVTEPDARGGRINGVRRSWESLTPAERRRLVAPEGGSCLLAVKGDGGPFTAWATVFERTSDRIRARFEPRFPHVHPHRLRHSFSMQTLEYLVTGYYRQAAKLVCDTDADAALVFYLTKADPLLVLRDLLGHSTVLTTEKYLKRLDTTRIYRQAYETAGAAAGLTEDTAAQREADAEFDDDTEEEL from the coding sequence GTGATCTTGAGCTTTTTCTCGTCGCAGGGCTGGCAGTCCTGGGGTGTCGAGCACCGGCCGGTGATCCCAGAGGGGATGCCGGTGCTGATCGATGACGACTTGCTGTTCGAGGACGGCCCGGCCGTGCCGCGGCCGACGACGGTGATCAATCGGTGGTTGCGGCTGCTTCCGGCCAGCGGGGCTCCGGCGCCGAGTTCGTGGGAGAACTACGCGCGGGCGGTCAAGGAATGGACGGAATTCCTCGCCGAACACGGTGTGGGCCTGTTCGATTCGCGAGACCGGCTCAAGGCAGGGCTGAGCCGATACGCCGAGCACCGCGCCGCCGGAGCAATCCGGGCGAGATTCGCGGCGACCACGTGGGCGCAGCACATGAGCATCCTGTCGCTGTTCTACCGGTGGGCGATGGACGAGGGATACGCCGAGGCGGAGCCGTTCACCTACCGATCCGCGCGAGCGGTCTTCGCCGGCACCGGCCGCGATGTCCGGGTGAACTTGGCGGTGCGCCGCACCCCGAAACCGCATGTGACCATCAAGTATTTGGAGCCGGACTTCACCGACCTGTTCCGGAAGGGGTTGCGCGGTTTGGCGCCGGATGGCACCCGCGACACCGGGTTCGCGGGCCGGGAGATGACCCGCAACGCCGCGATCGGGGACCTCGCGCTGGCGACCGGGTTGCGGCTGGGCGAGTTCACACATCTGCTGCCGTGGGAAATCCCGGCTCTGCCGCCGGCGCCGACGGTGATCCCGATCCCGTTTCCGGTGCCTGCGGGAATCACCAAGGGCCGCAAGTTCAGAACCACCTGGATCTCCTACGACGCCTTGGCCGGGCTGCACGACTACCTGCAGCTCGACCGCGCTGCCGTCACCGACGGATCGGCCTGGCGGCCACCACGACGCCGGGGCGAACCGCTGCAGGTCACCGAACCGGACGCCCGTGGCGGCCGGATCAACGGCGTCCGCCGGTCCTGGGAGTCGCTCACCCCGGCCGAGCGACGGCGGCTGGTGGCACCCGAGGGCGGGTCGTGCCTGCTAGCGGTGAAGGGTGATGGTGGCCCGTTCACGGCGTGGGCGACGGTGTTCGAACGCACCTCCGACCGGATCCGCGCACGGTTCGAACCACGGTTCCCGCACGTCCACCCGCACCGACTCCGCCACTCGTTCTCGATGCAGACGCTGGAATATCTGGTGACCGGCTATTACCGACAGGCAGCGAAGCTGGTATGCGACACCGACGCCGACGCAGCGCTGGTGTTCTACCTGACCAAGGCCGACCCGCTGCTGGTGCTGCGCGATTTGCTCGGGCATTCCACGGTTCTGACGACCGAGAAATACCTGAAACGTCTTGATACGACGCGGATTTACCGGCAAGCCTACGAAACCGCCGGAGCCGCAGCGGGACTCACCGAGGATACCGCCGCACAGCGGGAAGCCGACGCCGAGTTCGACGACGACACCGAAGAGGAGCTGTGA
- a CDS encoding nitroreductase family protein, which produces MTFTLNLSPDELLTTTRAVRRRLDLDRPVDLDVVKECVSIALQAPSGSNRQGWHWLVITDIEQRARIATLYRAAFDEYRQSAVHADGLFTTDDNLSPTQQRVANSVEYLAENLHRVPVLLIPCITAPGSAVLPDATQASMWGSLFPAVWSYMLAARARGLGTVWTDLHLRYEHEVAEVLDIPDAVRQGALIPTAYTLGTDFRPGPRTAIDNVLHIDRW; this is translated from the coding sequence ATGACGTTCACCCTCAACCTTTCTCCGGATGAGTTGTTGACCACGACACGGGCGGTGCGCCGTCGGCTCGACCTCGATCGACCCGTTGACCTGGACGTGGTCAAGGAGTGCGTCAGTATTGCCCTGCAAGCACCATCAGGCTCGAACCGGCAGGGCTGGCACTGGCTGGTCATCACCGACATCGAGCAGCGTGCCCGCATCGCCACGCTCTACCGGGCCGCGTTCGACGAATACCGACAGTCCGCTGTTCACGCAGACGGACTGTTCACGACGGATGACAATCTCAGTCCCACACAGCAGCGGGTCGCCAACAGTGTCGAGTACCTCGCGGAGAACTTGCATCGTGTCCCGGTGTTGCTGATCCCGTGCATCACCGCCCCAGGCAGTGCTGTGTTACCGGACGCGACGCAAGCCTCGATGTGGGGCTCACTTTTCCCGGCAGTCTGGAGTTACATGCTCGCCGCCCGGGCGCGCGGGTTGGGCACCGTGTGGACAGACCTCCACCTGCGCTACGAGCATGAGGTCGCCGAAGTCCTGGACATCCCCGATGCGGTCCGACAAGGCGCGCTGATACCGACTGCCTACACCCTCGGCACCGACTTCCGACCTGGTCCGCGCACAGCTATCGACAACGTGCTCCACATCGATAGATGGTGA